In Dolichospermum flos-aquae CCAP 1403/13F, the following proteins share a genomic window:
- a CDS encoding AAA domain-containing protein, translating into MNNKTKIEDCGYTFIGSAVDNLVRHLEGQSSLQLYPEFRERRERANELLFDLVGKQPGLFYIRRQGTAKEPGEEIWELTIATDQENFQLPKKLKKLGKTLAFKAAIRQDGHGGFKILSAYLLHELRGNIDGYALPYWLRLSPNHQHPLDIPKPLLAKIKNMPICGNHVPTEDQLKAWKAFLKVEERIAKSRQFCVSFRISHHGSNSRQIALEVKVNSATLNGSEENILGVENFWERVRKAKNQEVNFLDSVPTDRNRRHSRQLGTIEKIDQKHNFIHVRLEREIIEYIAKGNYQLPKNGYLFFDAAGDIKQIERKEKALEQLKQGRTQNPYLGNFLFDASQARPIIKRIKLNSKDLLLSSANAGQKAAVEKVLSAEDLVLIQGPPGTGKTTVIAEICYQVALRGGRTLITSQANLAVDNALSRLVHNPVIRAIRKGRAEKVGEEGQPFLEDQVIGTWLQNTATDCENNLSQRHENIRIINQLLPLLPRFTDYFLAEQEVNQQQNELKNEKDNLETSYQNQEIEYNQTLVTKKEIELLITGLENILKNATNIDWESSEINSFLPQIKPYTENNQEVQNFRENVRQAIKCIEELGFTRPGFGAFGLAVWLQKNITTHISAFKPGLKDANDVGLAISEVAKLVYIFQQHSVSLEKLETDHQNCHNQNDLRTTIQIWENRKREIDYIIEAIVEWKSTAYNNLYQALKECQESDFELTESMVGLPLGLLMFAKTLKLTIVPKNYQISLPDWGVLTKAISYEIAGNFTDKKGKKHDFSYFLQESFSQIPIVLSKIDQIQWQTTYQKFQNYQLLNPKQRKLLVENTQVFLIRLEKTYGKSFEWNNIEATLTRITQELLDIILVHARQCVLRVKTEAEQQLEILQQQFQELPENEISSAQISEAKSQVKKTKEAANLKLAEVINNLQALHKQQNIPLPLRILAEKYLTRQANIWEKSQEFSQQVKFWENRINEMETLILSLAPFTVLETIKDSLNQEFTNFQAEADIYQQELAELQIKISDLEQKLQLQLSASLISERHWWQSIWQTIPDKLKPELSNNDLLDLGSLCNIQNKFKSWKRQLKSEENYLHKYQNFVQDWVAKLRQPSEQDSKDLRGIYLDNANVVGITCVQAANYNFSEEFQSFDVVIIDEVSKCTPPELLIPALKGKKLVMVGDHRQLPPMLDTSTVEEVAKTMGNTREELQFLEESLFKSQFETADKSIKKMLNTQYRMHPMIMGAINQFYHGKLECGILEPDTKRAHNLAGEIMESYHHLCWVKMPKENEFQEERNGTSFLNIKEVDVIESICHQFEQVWVHKVANGEPKKEIAVITFYGAQLRKIDERLQSELFPSLQIRTGTVDRFQGMERPVVIVSMVRNNQQGDVGFANKPERVNVAFSRAQELLVIVGCHDLFTTKPGTVGNMYSEVAKTVNSHGGFIDVSCFCN; encoded by the coding sequence GGAACTGCAAAAGAACCAGGAGAAGAGATTTGGGAACTAACTATAGCCACAGATCAAGAAAACTTTCAACTACCAAAAAAACTGAAAAAGCTAGGAAAAACTTTAGCATTTAAAGCTGCTATTCGTCAAGATGGACATGGCGGATTTAAAATTTTATCAGCTTATTTATTACATGAATTGCGGGGAAATATTGACGGCTATGCTTTACCCTATTGGTTGCGACTAAGTCCCAATCATCAACATCCTTTGGATATTCCCAAACCATTATTGGCAAAAATTAAAAATATGCCAATTTGCGGAAATCATGTCCCCACAGAAGATCAACTTAAAGCCTGGAAAGCATTTTTAAAAGTTGAAGAACGCATTGCTAAATCCCGGCAATTTTGTGTATCTTTCCGAATTTCTCATCATGGCTCAAATTCTCGACAAATCGCTTTAGAAGTTAAAGTTAATTCAGCTACCCTTAACGGTTCTGAAGAGAATATTTTAGGTGTAGAAAACTTTTGGGAACGGGTAAGAAAAGCCAAAAATCAAGAAGTTAACTTTTTAGATTCCGTACCCACAGACAGAAATCGTCGTCACAGTCGTCAATTAGGAACTATTGAAAAAATTGATCAAAAACATAATTTTATTCATGTTCGATTAGAACGAGAAATCATCGAATATATAGCCAAAGGTAATTATCAACTTCCCAAGAATGGTTACTTATTTTTTGATGCTGCTGGAGACATCAAACAAATTGAACGGAAAGAAAAAGCCTTAGAACAATTAAAACAAGGACGCACTCAAAACCCCTATTTAGGTAACTTTCTCTTTGACGCTTCCCAAGCCAGACCGATTATCAAAAGGATTAAACTTAACTCAAAAGACTTATTATTATCTTCTGCAAATGCTGGACAAAAAGCCGCAGTTGAAAAAGTCCTGTCCGCAGAAGATTTAGTGCTGATTCAAGGACCACCAGGTACAGGAAAAACTACCGTAATTGCGGAAATTTGCTATCAAGTAGCTTTGCGCGGGGGACGCACATTAATTACCTCACAAGCTAATTTAGCCGTTGATAACGCCCTCAGTCGCTTAGTTCACAATCCCGTTATTCGTGCTATTAGAAAGGGACGAGCCGAAAAAGTTGGGGAAGAAGGACAGCCATTTTTAGAAGATCAAGTAATTGGTACATGGCTACAAAATACCGCTACTGACTGTGAAAATAATCTCAGTCAACGTCACGAAAATATTAGAATTATCAATCAATTATTACCATTATTACCACGATTTACAGACTATTTTCTGGCAGAACAAGAAGTAAATCAGCAACAGAATGAACTCAAAAATGAAAAAGATAATTTAGAAACAAGTTATCAAAATCAAGAAATTGAATATAATCAAACTTTGGTAACTAAAAAAGAAATTGAATTATTAATTACTGGGTTAGAAAATATTCTCAAAAATGCCACAAATATAGATTGGGAATCTTCAGAAATCAACAGTTTTTTACCACAAATTAAACCTTATACAGAAAATAATCAAGAAGTACAGAATTTTCGAGAAAATGTGCGTCAAGCTATTAAATGTATTGAAGAACTTGGTTTTACTCGTCCGGGATTTGGTGCATTTGGGTTAGCAGTTTGGTTGCAGAAGAATATCACAACTCATATTTCTGCATTTAAACCGGGATTAAAAGATGCTAATGATGTCGGTTTAGCTATTTCGGAAGTAGCAAAATTAGTTTATATTTTCCAGCAGCATTCTGTATCTTTGGAGAAATTAGAAACAGATCATCAAAATTGTCATAACCAAAACGATTTACGGACAACAATTCAAATTTGGGAAAATCGCAAACGGGAAATTGATTATATTATTGAAGCCATTGTTGAATGGAAATCTACAGCTTACAATAACTTATATCAAGCATTGAAAGAATGTCAAGAATCTGATTTTGAATTAACAGAAAGTATGGTAGGTTTACCATTAGGTTTATTGATGTTTGCCAAAACATTAAAATTAACTATTGTTCCTAAAAATTATCAAATCAGTTTACCAGATTGGGGAGTATTAACAAAAGCCATATCTTATGAAATAGCGGGTAACTTTACCGATAAAAAAGGTAAAAAACATGATTTTAGTTATTTTTTACAAGAAAGTTTTAGTCAAATTCCTATAGTTTTATCAAAAATTGATCAAATTCAATGGCAAACAACCTATCAAAAATTCCAAAATTATCAACTCCTCAATCCTAAACAGCGAAAATTGCTAGTTGAAAACACTCAAGTCTTTTTAATTAGATTGGAAAAAACCTATGGTAAGTCCTTTGAATGGAATAACATTGAAGCTACTCTTACCCGCATTACCCAAGAATTACTAGATATTATCTTAGTTCATGCGCGTCAATGTGTTTTAAGAGTTAAAACTGAAGCTGAACAACAATTAGAAATTTTACAACAGCAATTCCAGGAACTTCCAGAAAATGAAATTTCATCAGCACAAATATCTGAAGCTAAATCTCAGGTAAAGAAAACTAAAGAAGCTGCTAATTTAAAACTTGCAGAAGTTATCAATAACTTACAAGCACTTCATAAACAGCAAAATATCCCCCTACCACTACGGATTTTAGCAGAAAAATATCTGACTAGACAAGCAAATATTTGGGAAAAATCCCAGGAATTTTCCCAACAAGTCAAGTTTTGGGAAAATCGTATTAATGAAATGGAAACTCTGATTTTATCATTAGCACCTTTTACTGTTTTAGAAACAATTAAAGACTCTTTAAATCAAGAGTTCACAAATTTTCAAGCAGAAGCTGATATTTATCAACAAGAACTTGCAGAATTACAAATAAAAATATCTGACTTAGAACAGAAATTACAATTACAGTTATCAGCTAGTTTAATTAGCGAACGGCATTGGTGGCAGTCAATTTGGCAAACAATCCCAGATAAATTAAAACCAGAATTATCTAATAATGATTTATTAGATTTAGGATCTTTATGCAATATTCAAAATAAATTTAAGTCATGGAAACGACAGCTAAAAAGTGAAGAAAATTATTTGCACAAATATCAAAATTTTGTGCAAGATTGGGTTGCAAAACTTCGTCAACCCTCAGAACAAGATAGTAAAGACCTCAGAGGGATTTATTTAGATAATGCTAACGTTGTTGGTATTACTTGTGTTCAAGCTGCAAATTATAATTTCTCAGAAGAATTCCAATCTTTTGATGTTGTGATTATTGATGAAGTTAGTAAATGCACTCCTCCAGAGTTACTAATTCCGGCTTTAAAAGGTAAAAAATTAGTCATGGTAGGAGATCATCGACAATTACCACCTATGCTTGATACTAGCACCGTGGAAGAAGTTGCGAAAACAATGGGGAATACGAGGGAAGAATTACAATTTTTAGAAGAATCATTATTTAAAAGTCAGTTTGAAACCGCTGATAAAAGCATTAAAAAAATGCTAAATACTCAATATCGAATGCACCCGATGATTATGGGCGCAATTAATCAATTTTATCATGGTAAATTGGAATGTGGGATTTTAGAACCTGACACAAAACGCGCTCATAATTTAGCAGGAGAAATCATGGAATCTTACCATCATCTCTGCTGGGTAAAAATGCCCAAAGAAAATGAATTTCAAGAAGAACGCAATGGAACTTCATTTTTGAATATTAAAGAAGTTGATGTGATTGAAAGTATCTGTCACCAATTTGAGCAGGTTTGGGTGCATAAAGTAGCAAATGGAGAACCAAAAAAAGAAATAGCTGTAATTACATTTTATGGCGCTCAATTAAGAAAAATTGATGAACGCTTACAATCTGAACTTTTCCCTTCTTTGCAAATTAGAACAGGTACAGTGGATAGATTTCAAGGTATGGAAAGACCAGTGGTAATTGTGAGTATGGTAAGGAACAATCAGCAAGGAGATGTGGGATTTGCCAATAAACCAGAACGGGTGAATGTGGCTTTTTCCCGCGCACAAGAATTATTAGTAATTGTTGGTTGTCATGATTTATTTACAACTAAACCCGGTACAGTAGGTAATATGTATTCTGAAGTTGCCAAAACTGTTAATTCTCATGGAGGTTTTATTGATGTTTCCTGTTTCTGTAATTAA
- a CDS encoding DUF6761 family protein codes for MLQDTQAIRYYQRLTDAFVELWNRGYRMDDMRMYLDGYLAALRHSNIMEPYWIHRLEEEASRYLHDVSNFAMVQPEPEKQHGYY; via the coding sequence ATGCTCCAAGACACACAAGCCATCCGCTACTACCAAAGACTTACCGACGCCTTCGTCGAATTATGGAATCGCGGTTATCGTATGGATGATATGCGGATGTATTTGGATGGATACCTTGCCGCACTTCGACATAGTAACATCATGGAACCATATTGGATTCATCGCTTAGAAGAGGAAGCCAGCCGTTATTTGCATGATGTATCTAACTTCGCAATGGTTCAGCCTGAACCTGAAAAACAACATGGCTACTACTAA
- a CDS encoding response regulator transcription factor, protein MGSVCIEIVEGNPHLRSLLGWHLQQLEYRVHQAASIYQAKEVFISHQPTLVILDADLSDGDGVEFCRWLHRQQQPLILMLSARTNEADIVAGLKAGADDYLSKPFGMQEFLARVEAIIRRNRTPTAPAYLDYGSLQIDLVQRRVRFQGEFIDLTPQEFSLLYVLAQAGGVPLSRSELLRRAWPDAIDNPRTIDTHVLSLRKKVELDPRQPSLIQTIRNVGYRFNMEILNVNIPQTHTKLPKERFTNQLPVLTTQSS, encoded by the coding sequence GTGGGTTCGGTTTGTATAGAAATTGTTGAGGGGAATCCCCATCTGAGGTCGTTGTTGGGTTGGCACTTGCAACAACTAGAATACCGAGTTCATCAAGCTGCCAGTATTTATCAAGCAAAAGAAGTGTTTATCAGCCATCAACCCACTCTAGTCATTCTAGATGCGGATTTGTCAGATGGTGATGGGGTGGAGTTTTGCCGCTGGTTACATCGTCAACAACAGCCTTTAATTCTCATGTTATCTGCTCGTACTAATGAAGCCGATATTGTAGCAGGATTAAAAGCGGGGGCGGATGATTATTTAAGCAAACCTTTTGGAATGCAAGAATTTTTGGCTAGGGTTGAGGCAATTATCCGCCGTAACCGGACACCTACTGCACCAGCTTATTTAGATTATGGCAGTTTGCAAATTGATTTAGTCCAGCGTCGGGTGCGTTTTCAAGGGGAGTTTATTGATTTAACGCCCCAGGAATTCAGTTTATTGTACGTTTTAGCACAAGCTGGAGGAGTCCCTTTAAGTAGATCGGAATTATTACGTCGTGCTTGGCCTGATGCTATTGATAATCCCCGCACTATTGATACTCATGTTTTATCGTTGCGGAAGAAGGTGGAACTTGATCCCCGTCAACCCAGTTTAATTCAAACTATCCGCAATGTTGGATACCGGTTTAACATGGAAATTTTGAATGTCAACATTCCGCAAACACACACAAAATTACCAAAAGAGAGATTTACTAATCAACTTCCTGTACTAACTACTCAAAGTTCTTGA